In Pseudofrankia saprophytica, one genomic interval encodes:
- a CDS encoding acyl-CoA dehydrogenase family protein, whose amino-acid sequence MSWHEGPGLGPDAEAFRGQVCGWLTDSLAPARTAAHADPRDRTGLDEQFERRLQRAAGARGWLGISVPTELGGGGRPASFAAVFDYEAAYHDAPLVDTALTLAGPPVLAFASPDQRDRLVGPMLRGEIEMCIAYSEPGAGNDLASLTSTALALPGGGYRLSGHKTLVTGGGKADVCLTVARTNPAVPARRGVSMFLVDTALPGVTLVPRRTMAGYDLWDVLFDDVELPADALLGTRDDGWRQLSYAVERERTGMFSLGWCQRLFDEVHRYLATPVDGETPACVGTPACVGAPADVGTPADGHRPLDDLRLADGLAAQWTQLRDARHAAARLIREELAGQRSGASASAAKVLLTEYAQRLAQFATEAAGPAGTIGGTLFGPAAPGAPAAGRFAFEYLFRFDGTVSVGANELHRDGIAASALGLRAPRPSAEARQPDRVPTRPGPAAQRPGAGSLGDAGAPGDAPTLRAPIRELLGSWRLGRLAGVQSTSRGYDERLWSALLREAWPAAAATSDAWLTTARVVAEELGYARCPLPVHSGLAQVDAALWALGDAGAKHREELRRGTTRYALCAHDGLGSPAWERAGVIARAAPDGSWRLSGRARFVPYADSADVFLLPARLTTGPGRRGLLLAAVPATAAGLRLTTHRTLSEDHLGDVDLAEVVLRPDQVLAQDDTGGRDSDRAGDRNGGDDGDGGGDGAASRALAAALAMGTMALSAELTGLAAGLLRAAIDHARARTAFGQPLAAFQAVRHRAADMYLDVLCARDATAAACDVLTTTAPEPLDDHARAVVAAAKVTATAAALRAATGAHQLCGGWGHLDDAGLHHYTRAVKAAEGQLGSPSFHRATIAHHLRGCHPAPAPR is encoded by the coding sequence GTGAGCTGGCACGAGGGGCCGGGGCTCGGCCCGGACGCCGAGGCGTTCCGCGGCCAGGTCTGCGGCTGGCTCACCGACAGCCTCGCGCCGGCGCGCACCGCGGCGCATGCCGACCCCCGGGACCGGACCGGGCTCGACGAACAGTTCGAACGCCGCCTGCAGCGCGCGGCCGGCGCGCGTGGCTGGCTCGGGATCAGCGTGCCGACCGAGCTGGGCGGCGGGGGACGGCCCGCGTCGTTCGCGGCCGTCTTCGACTACGAGGCCGCGTACCACGACGCCCCGCTGGTCGACACCGCGTTGACGCTGGCCGGACCGCCCGTCCTCGCCTTCGCGAGCCCCGACCAGCGCGACCGGCTCGTCGGGCCGATGCTGCGCGGCGAGATCGAGATGTGCATCGCCTACTCCGAGCCTGGGGCCGGCAACGACCTGGCGTCCCTGACGAGCACCGCGCTCGCTCTCCCCGGCGGCGGCTACCGCCTGTCGGGGCACAAGACGCTCGTCACCGGCGGTGGCAAGGCGGACGTCTGCCTGACCGTCGCGCGCACGAACCCGGCGGTGCCCGCGCGTCGCGGCGTCAGCATGTTCCTCGTCGACACGGCACTGCCCGGAGTGACGCTGGTACCGCGGCGCACCATGGCCGGCTACGACCTGTGGGACGTGCTCTTCGACGACGTGGAGCTGCCCGCCGACGCCCTGCTGGGCACCCGTGACGACGGGTGGCGCCAGCTCAGCTACGCCGTCGAGCGGGAGCGCACCGGCATGTTCAGCCTCGGCTGGTGCCAGCGCCTGTTCGACGAGGTCCACCGCTACCTTGCGACCCCGGTCGACGGGGAGACCCCGGCCTGTGTGGGGACTCCAGCCTGTGTGGGGGCTCCGGCCGATGTGGGGACTCCGGCTGACGGGCACCGCCCGCTGGACGACCTGCGCCTGGCGGACGGGCTCGCCGCGCAGTGGACGCAGCTGCGCGACGCCCGGCACGCGGCGGCCCGCCTCATCCGCGAGGAGCTGGCGGGCCAGCGCAGCGGCGCGTCGGCGTCGGCCGCGAAGGTGCTGCTCACCGAGTACGCCCAGCGGCTGGCCCAGTTCGCGACGGAGGCCGCCGGCCCGGCGGGCACGATCGGGGGCACCCTGTTCGGCCCCGCCGCGCCGGGGGCGCCGGCGGCCGGCCGGTTCGCCTTCGAGTACCTCTTCCGTTTCGACGGCACCGTCTCCGTGGGCGCGAACGAGCTGCACCGCGACGGCATCGCCGCCTCGGCCCTCGGCCTGCGCGCCCCCCGCCCGAGCGCCGAAGCCAGGCAACCGGACCGCGTGCCGACGCGCCCCGGTCCGGCGGCACAGCGCCCGGGCGCCGGCTCGCTCGGCGACGCGGGCGCTCCAGGCGACGCACCCACGCTGCGCGCCCCGATCCGGGAACTGCTCGGCTCGTGGCGTCTCGGCCGGCTGGCCGGCGTCCAGTCCACGTCGCGGGGCTATGACGAGCGGCTCTGGTCGGCGCTGCTGCGCGAGGCGTGGCCGGCCGCCGCCGCGACCTCCGACGCCTGGCTGACGACGGCCCGGGTGGTGGCCGAGGAGCTCGGGTACGCGCGCTGCCCGCTGCCGGTCCATTCCGGGCTCGCGCAGGTCGACGCCGCCCTGTGGGCCCTCGGCGACGCCGGCGCCAAGCACCGGGAGGAGCTGCGCCGCGGTACGACCCGGTACGCGCTGTGCGCGCACGACGGGCTGGGATCGCCGGCCTGGGAGCGCGCCGGGGTGATCGCGCGGGCGGCGCCGGACGGCTCCTGGCGCCTGTCGGGCCGGGCACGGTTCGTGCCCTACGCCGACAGCGCGGACGTCTTCCTCCTGCCCGCCCGGCTCACCACCGGCCCCGGACGGCGTGGCCTTCTCCTCGCGGCCGTACCGGCGACCGCCGCCGGCCTGCGGCTTACGACGCACCGCACCCTCAGCGAGGACCACCTCGGCGACGTCGACCTGGCCGAGGTGGTACTCCGCCCCGACCAGGTCCTGGCCCAGGACGACACGGGGGGTCGCGACAGCGACCGCGCTGGCGATCGGAACGGCGGGGATGACGGGGATGGCGGTGGCGACGGGGCCGCCAGCCGGGCACTCGCCGCGGCACTCGCGATGGGGACCATGGCGCTGTCCGCGGAGCTGACCGGTCTGGCGGCGGGCCTGCTGCGCGCCGCCATCGACCATGCCCGCGCCCGGACGGCCTTCGGCCAGCCGCTGGCCGCGTTCCAGGCCGTCCGTCACCGGGCCGCGGACATGTACCTCGACGTGCTCTGCGCCCGCGACGCCACCGCCGCCGCCTGCGACGTGCTGACCACGACGGCGCCGGAGCCACTGGACGACCATGCCCGGGCCGTCGTCGCCGCCGCGAAGGTCACGGCCACGGCGGCGGCGCTACGCGCGGCCACCGGCGCCCACCAGCTGTGCGGCGGCTGGGGCCACCTCGACGACGCCGGCCTGCACCACTACACGAGGGCGGTCAAGGCCGCCGAGGGCCAGCTCGGCTCCCCGTCCTTCCATCGCGCCACCATCGCCCACCACCTGCGTGGATGCCACCCCGCGCCGGCGCCGAGATGA
- a CDS encoding MDR family MFS transporter has translation MTAILQSDETSRWDGGSGPTSLGDGEGEGRAGVGLGTVAGSDGEARRRTPLVIKLLVGATFVAILNETIMINAVPRLMTDFGITPRSAQWLSTVFMLTMAAVIPVTGWFLQRVTTRTAYGIAMATFCVGTVIGAVAPVFAVLLAGRVVQAAGTAVMMPLLMTTLMTVVPEQDRGRVMGNVTMAMSCAPALGPAVSGAILQLGSWRLIFVFVLPAALIVAVAGLRQLENVGETQRSSVSWTSVALAALGFGGLLFGLSEVGARNGIIVALIVGGGVALIGSFAALQIRLQRAGSPLLNLRTLTYRPFRVSLLLMAAVNMAFLGSMFLLPLYLQDVRDLSSLRTGLLVMPGGLAMGLLGPVVGRLFDQFGARPLVVPGATGSAIALGVLSRTGTDTPYLLLLAAHVVLMASLAAVLTPVFTIGLGALPPQLYSHGSSLFGTIMQVAGALGTALMVVILETRSDQLTNAGAAESDAFVAGMRWAFIAAAGAAVATVLLALRLPARVSATEPDETPEAAGAGAGARPGVA, from the coding sequence ATGACCGCGATCCTCCAATCGGACGAGACGTCCCGCTGGGACGGCGGGAGCGGCCCCACCTCCCTGGGAGACGGGGAGGGCGAGGGCAGGGCCGGCGTCGGGCTCGGGACGGTGGCCGGCTCCGACGGCGAGGCACGGCGCCGGACCCCGCTGGTGATCAAGCTGCTGGTCGGGGCGACGTTCGTCGCGATCCTCAACGAGACCATCATGATCAATGCGGTGCCGCGGCTGATGACCGACTTCGGCATCACCCCGCGGTCCGCGCAGTGGCTCTCGACCGTCTTCATGCTCACGATGGCCGCGGTGATCCCGGTGACCGGCTGGTTCCTGCAGCGGGTGACGACCCGGACGGCGTACGGGATCGCGATGGCGACCTTCTGCGTCGGCACGGTCATCGGCGCCGTGGCGCCGGTCTTCGCGGTCCTGCTCGCCGGCCGGGTCGTGCAGGCCGCCGGGACGGCCGTGATGATGCCGCTGCTGATGACGACGCTGATGACCGTCGTCCCCGAGCAGGACCGCGGCCGGGTGATGGGGAACGTCACGATGGCGATGTCCTGCGCGCCGGCGCTGGGCCCCGCCGTGTCCGGGGCCATCCTCCAGCTGGGGTCGTGGCGGCTGATCTTCGTGTTCGTTCTCCCGGCGGCACTCATCGTCGCGGTGGCCGGGCTGCGCCAGCTTGAGAACGTGGGCGAGACCCAGCGAAGCTCCGTGAGCTGGACCAGCGTCGCCCTGGCCGCGCTCGGCTTCGGCGGTCTGTTGTTCGGGCTCAGCGAGGTCGGCGCCCGCAACGGGATCATCGTGGCACTGATCGTCGGCGGTGGCGTGGCGCTGATCGGGTCCTTCGCGGCGCTGCAGATACGCCTGCAGCGGGCAGGCAGCCCGCTGCTGAACCTGCGCACGCTCACCTACCGCCCGTTCCGGGTCTCGCTGCTGCTGATGGCGGCCGTGAACATGGCCTTCCTCGGCTCGATGTTCCTGCTGCCGCTGTATCTGCAGGACGTGCGCGATCTCAGCTCCCTCAGGACCGGGCTGCTGGTGATGCCGGGTGGCCTGGCGATGGGCCTGCTGGGGCCGGTGGTCGGCCGTCTCTTCGACCAGTTCGGGGCCCGTCCCCTCGTCGTTCCGGGCGCCACCGGTTCCGCCATCGCGCTCGGTGTGCTCAGCCGGACCGGCACCGACACTCCGTATCTGCTGCTGCTCGCGGCGCACGTCGTGCTGATGGCCTCGTTGGCCGCGGTGCTCACCCCGGTGTTCACCATCGGCCTGGGTGCCCTGCCGCCGCAGCTCTACTCGCACGGCAGCTCGCTGTTCGGCACGATCATGCAGGTGGCCGGCGCGCTCGGTACGGCCCTGATGGTCGTCATCCTGGAGACCAGGTCCGACCAGCTCACGAACGCGGGCGCGGCCGAGTCCGACGCGTTCGTCGCCGGGATGCGGTGGGCGTTCATCGCCGCGGCCGGAGCCGCCGTCGCGACCGTTCTGCTCGCGCTGCGGCTGCCCGCCCGCGTCTCGGCGACCGAGCCCGACGAGACGCCCGAGGCGGCGGGCGCCGGCGCCGGCGCCCGGCCGGGGGTGGCCTGA
- a CDS encoding MmcQ/YjbR family DNA-binding protein, whose amino-acid sequence MASWEDVRRIALALPETVEATSHGQYAWKVKTKGFVWERPLGRADLKALGGAAPAGPVLGAHVADLGVKAALIADNPDVYFTIPHFDGYPAVLVRLDRIEVGELAELAEEAWLARAPKRLAQQFLAGRG is encoded by the coding sequence ATGGCGAGCTGGGAGGATGTGCGCAGAATCGCGCTCGCGCTGCCGGAAACCGTCGAGGCCACCTCGCACGGCCAGTACGCCTGGAAGGTGAAGACGAAGGGATTCGTCTGGGAACGGCCGCTGGGCCGCGCCGACCTGAAGGCGCTCGGCGGCGCCGCGCCGGCCGGCCCGGTTCTCGGCGCCCACGTCGCCGACCTGGGCGTCAAGGCGGCGCTGATCGCCGACAACCCGGACGTCTACTTCACGATTCCGCACTTCGACGGCTATCCGGCGGTTCTGGTCCGCCTCGACCGGATCGAGGTGGGCGAGCTGGCGGAGCTCGCCGAGGAGGCGTGGCTCGCCCGCGCCCCCAAACGCCTCGCCCAGCAGTTCCTCGCGGGCCGCGGCTGA
- a CDS encoding GNAT family N-acetyltransferase has translation MTLIRAARPADMAAVRGIAAGFDLLGAWPSQPDFLDLERETGRLVVADVADVAGGVARVVGFAGALTRGGLTHLGDLFIDPGTQSAGLGRRLLEAVLPGPGHPVVTFASSDPRALSLYLRQGLRPRQPLWYLGGGAAALPDAPAEIRPATADDIAELDAEVSGGHRVEHLAWYLDQPGVAAWRTPGGYAVTRVHGDRCAVGPAGGHDADATVRAVLAAAREAAGSVRAARSVHLAVFAAHSLAAVLVGAGFRITDQDTFMATPGSPLDTDRYVPDADLG, from the coding sequence GTGACCCTCATACGGGCGGCGCGCCCGGCGGACATGGCCGCGGTCCGGGGCATCGCCGCCGGCTTCGACCTGTTGGGCGCCTGGCCAAGCCAGCCGGACTTCCTCGACCTGGAACGGGAGACCGGCAGGCTCGTCGTCGCGGACGTCGCGGACGTCGCGGGCGGCGTGGCCCGTGTGGTCGGGTTCGCGGGCGCACTGACCCGCGGTGGCCTCACCCACCTGGGCGACCTGTTCATCGACCCCGGGACGCAGTCCGCCGGCCTCGGCCGGCGGCTGCTGGAGGCAGTGCTTCCCGGCCCCGGCCATCCCGTGGTGACGTTCGCATCCTCCGACCCGCGGGCACTCTCGCTCTACCTACGCCAGGGCCTGCGACCCAGGCAGCCACTCTGGTACCTGGGCGGCGGCGCCGCGGCGCTGCCCGACGCCCCGGCCGAGATCCGCCCCGCCACCGCCGACGACATCGCCGAGCTCGACGCCGAGGTCAGCGGCGGCCACCGCGTCGAGCACCTCGCCTGGTACCTGGACCAGCCGGGCGTCGCCGCCTGGAGGACGCCCGGCGGGTACGCCGTCACCCGTGTTCACGGCGACCGATGCGCCGTCGGGCCGGCGGGCGGTCACGACGCCGACGCCACGGTCCGGGCCGTGCTGGCCGCCGCCCGAGAAGCCGCGGGCTCCGTCCGCGCCGCCCGCTCCGTGCACCTGGCCGTCTTCGCCGCCCACTCGCTCGCCGCGGTCCTCGTCGGGGCCGGGTTCCGCATCACCGACCAGGACACGTTCATGGCCACCCCGGGCAGCCCTCTCGACACCGACCGCTACGTCCCCGACGCCGACCTCGGTTAG
- a CDS encoding SPFH domain-containing protein has translation MWRVAEPNEALIISGLRARKSPADSVVESLGFKIVTGKGVLVLPGVQTVRKMSLDLRAAQLGIDCVTQQGIPVGIRGVVIFKVGDDFVSIANAARRFLDQQDKMDTRVHNVFAGHLRAIVGQLTVEDLIRDREKLTQLTRASSGTEMEKLGLIVDSLQIQEIDDPTGYIHNLGRPHVAAVAAQARIAEAEADRQAAEQEQIALALKAEASRNSSIKRSGFQAEVDEAAARATQAGPLAEAVANQQVVVEQTKVAELEANREEQRLQAVVRKPADARAYEKATLARADRDAKISSSEADARQIQLAAEANATRVRAEAGARAQQIELLATADAESTRKAGEASAHAKRSVGMAEADALRAHGLAEAEAIKARADALAVNQDAVIGQELAQQWPAIVEAAAKPFGAIDQLIVLNGATGLSEALAQALSQGTSALQMARTMLSGSTPGQARPTSPEGAAPPPPGQPNGSPVTGNRGQKGT, from the coding sequence ATGTGGCGGGTCGCCGAGCCGAACGAGGCGCTGATTATCTCCGGTCTGCGGGCGCGCAAGAGTCCGGCCGACTCGGTGGTAGAAAGCCTGGGATTCAAGATCGTGACGGGCAAGGGTGTGCTCGTCCTGCCCGGGGTCCAGACGGTCCGCAAGATGTCCCTCGACCTGCGGGCCGCCCAGCTCGGCATCGACTGCGTCACCCAGCAGGGCATTCCGGTCGGCATCCGCGGTGTCGTCATCTTCAAGGTGGGCGACGACTTCGTCTCGATCGCGAACGCGGCCCGCCGTTTCCTCGACCAGCAGGACAAGATGGACACCCGGGTGCACAACGTCTTCGCCGGCCACCTGCGGGCCATCGTCGGCCAGCTCACCGTCGAGGACCTCATCCGCGACCGCGAGAAGCTGACCCAGCTGACCCGGGCGAGCTCCGGCACCGAGATGGAGAAGCTGGGGCTGATCGTCGACTCGCTGCAGATCCAGGAGATCGACGACCCGACCGGCTACATCCACAACCTCGGCCGCCCGCATGTCGCCGCCGTGGCCGCCCAGGCCAGGATCGCCGAGGCCGAGGCCGACCGGCAGGCCGCCGAGCAGGAGCAGATCGCCCTGGCGCTCAAGGCGGAGGCGAGCCGGAACAGCTCGATCAAGCGGTCCGGCTTCCAGGCCGAGGTCGACGAGGCCGCCGCCCGGGCCACCCAGGCCGGTCCGCTGGCCGAGGCCGTCGCCAACCAGCAGGTCGTCGTCGAGCAGACCAAGGTCGCCGAGCTGGAGGCCAACAGGGAGGAGCAGCGGCTGCAGGCCGTCGTCCGCAAGCCGGCCGACGCCCGCGCGTACGAGAAGGCCACCCTGGCCCGCGCCGACCGCGACGCCAAGATCAGCTCGTCCGAGGCCGACGCCCGCCAGATCCAGCTGGCCGCCGAGGCCAACGCGACCAGGGTCCGCGCCGAGGCGGGAGCGAGGGCGCAGCAGATCGAGCTGCTGGCGACCGCCGACGCCGAGTCGACCCGCAAGGCCGGCGAGGCGAGCGCCCACGCCAAGCGGTCGGTCGGCATGGCCGAGGCGGACGCGCTGCGCGCCCACGGCCTGGCCGAGGCGGAGGCGATCAAGGCACGTGCCGACGCGCTCGCCGTCAACCAGGACGCCGTCATCGGTCAGGAGCTCGCCCAGCAGTGGCCGGCCATCGTGGAGGCCGCGGCCAAGCCGTTCGGCGCGATCGACCAGCTGATCGTCCTGAACGGGGCGACCGGCCTCTCCGAGGCTCTGGCCCAGGCGCTCTCCCAGGGAACGAGCGCCCTCCAGATGGCCCGCACCATGCTCAGCGGCAGCACGCCGGGCCAGGCCAGGCCCACGTCACCGGAGGGTGCCGCGCCGCCCCCGCCCGGCCAGCCGAACGGCTCACCCGTCACCGGCAACCGCGGCCAGAAGGGCACCTGA
- a CDS encoding class I SAM-dependent methyltransferase: MRRLFAMTTCALVLANGARLRGRLKGLARAADSADPVDGAHVFLIAAGVRLSEGARRAASAHALRHGLEVLDLVPADLAPELVLDLARLVDTSRYRANRFVPGRGANQALLVDREILARAGVEERDDYRAPDLARLTRRLKQYAPSTTDLAIVPGLTAARGGGATGVTGAGGVTGAAERVRLRVDACQHPYQSMAFLPLARTAAVAASCLASPAWGLAALAATAAQPAAVAAGRFSPAVGNPVAISARRLAGWPVFAAQAARATAQEAARARRELAVPDPEKRRRRALYQEEITAGVAEMLEERRESCPWCGSAALAARVQTVDITLRKPGRFRYDQCRACGHVFLNPRLAPAGLDFYYRDFYDGLQAEKIEGMFAASDLGYRARAKLLPSAAKPTSWLDVGAGYGHFCLVAAGLLPGVTFDAVDMGHGIDEAERRGWVGHAYRKMFPDLVDDITGRYDVISMFHYLEHTPDPRAELDTAATALPAGGHLIIEVPHAQGLSFRLFRGFWVGLCPPQHLHLIPPDELVKALAERGLRVLKTEFGPAHMFGDAVGAVFYLAQKLQPDPTLPWLPYEATGWRRTRRLAAQAVTVPLYPLAAAVDAMMLPLLLTGRRSNVYRVVARKETAARPAARGEAA; the protein is encoded by the coding sequence ATGCGCCGGTTATTCGCGATGACGACATGTGCCCTGGTGTTGGCGAACGGGGCACGGCTGCGCGGGCGCCTGAAGGGGCTCGCCAGGGCCGCCGACAGCGCCGACCCGGTCGACGGGGCACACGTCTTTCTCATCGCGGCCGGGGTGCGGCTGTCGGAGGGCGCTCGCCGGGCCGCGAGCGCGCACGCCCTGCGCCACGGGCTCGAGGTGCTCGACCTCGTGCCGGCGGATCTCGCGCCGGAGCTGGTGCTCGACCTCGCCCGGCTGGTGGACACGTCCCGGTACCGTGCGAACCGCTTCGTGCCCGGCAGGGGAGCGAACCAGGCACTGCTCGTCGACCGCGAGATCCTCGCCCGCGCGGGCGTCGAGGAACGAGACGACTACCGTGCGCCTGACCTGGCGAGGCTGACGCGACGACTCAAGCAGTACGCGCCGTCGACGACCGATCTGGCGATCGTGCCGGGCCTGACGGCCGCCCGCGGCGGTGGGGCGACCGGCGTGACCGGCGCGGGCGGCGTGACCGGCGCGGCGGAACGCGTCCGGCTGCGCGTGGATGCCTGCCAGCACCCCTACCAGTCGATGGCGTTCCTGCCGCTGGCGCGCACCGCCGCGGTGGCGGCCTCGTGCCTGGCGAGCCCGGCGTGGGGCCTCGCGGCGCTGGCGGCGACCGCGGCGCAGCCCGCCGCGGTCGCCGCAGGCCGTTTCTCCCCAGCGGTCGGCAACCCGGTCGCCATCTCGGCCCGCAGGCTCGCCGGCTGGCCGGTGTTCGCCGCCCAGGCCGCCCGCGCGACGGCGCAGGAGGCGGCCCGCGCGCGTCGGGAGCTGGCGGTGCCCGACCCCGAGAAGCGCCGCCGCCGGGCGCTCTACCAGGAGGAGATCACCGCCGGGGTGGCGGAGATGCTCGAGGAACGGCGTGAGTCCTGCCCGTGGTGCGGGTCGGCGGCGCTCGCGGCGCGCGTCCAGACCGTCGACATCACCCTGCGCAAGCCCGGCCGGTTCCGGTACGACCAGTGCCGCGCCTGCGGGCACGTCTTCCTGAACCCGCGGCTCGCGCCCGCCGGTCTCGACTTCTACTACCGCGACTTCTACGACGGGCTGCAGGCGGAGAAGATCGAGGGCATGTTCGCCGCGTCCGACCTTGGCTACCGGGCGCGGGCCAAGCTGCTGCCGTCGGCGGCGAAGCCCACCAGCTGGCTGGATGTGGGCGCCGGGTACGGGCATTTCTGCCTCGTCGCGGCCGGGCTGCTGCCGGGCGTCACGTTCGACGCGGTCGACATGGGCCACGGGATCGACGAGGCGGAACGGCGCGGCTGGGTGGGCCACGCGTACCGCAAGATGTTTCCCGACCTCGTCGACGACATCACCGGCCGCTATGACGTGATCAGCATGTTCCACTACCTGGAGCACACGCCCGACCCGCGGGCCGAGCTCGACACGGCGGCCACGGCCCTGCCCGCCGGCGGGCATCTGATCATCGAGGTCCCACACGCGCAGGGGCTGTCGTTCCGCCTGTTCCGCGGTTTCTGGGTCGGCCTGTGTCCGCCCCAGCACCTGCACCTCATCCCGCCCGACGAGCTCGTCAAGGCGCTCGCCGAACGCGGGCTGCGGGTCCTGAAGACCGAGTTCGGCCCGGCGCACATGTTCGGCGACGCCGTCGGCGCGGTCTTCTACCTGGCCCAGAAGCTGCAGCCGGACCCGACCCTGCCCTGGCTGCCCTACGAGGCGACCGGCTGGCGGCGCACCCGCCGGCTCGCCGCCCAGGCGGTGACCGTTCCGCTCTATCCGCTCGCCGCGGCCGTGGACGCGATGATGCTGCCGTTGCTGCTGACAGGCCGGCGGTCGAACGTCTACCGTGTCGTCGCCCGTAAGGAGACCGCCGCCCGGCCAGCCGCGCGCGGCGAGGCGGCCTGA